In the genome of Muntiacus reevesi chromosome 5, mMunRee1.1, whole genome shotgun sequence, one region contains:
- the LOC136168759 gene encoding olfactory receptor 8B8-like isoform X2, which yields MGPQSNSSVTEFILAGLTGQPELQIPLFFLFLGFYVVTVVGNLGLITLIGLNSHLHTPMYFFLYNLSFIDFCYSTVITPKMLMSFVSKKNIISYAGCMTQLFFFLFFVISESFILSAMAYDRYVAICNPLVYMATMSPQICLLLLLGVYVMGFVGAMAHTACMVRLTFCASNLVDHYMCDILPLLELSCTSTHVNELVVFIVVGTDIGVPTVTIFISYALILSSILHIHSTEGRSKAFSTCSSHIIAVSLFFGSGAFMYLKPSSLLPMNQGKVSSLFYTIVVPMLNPLIYSLRNKDVKSALKKTLSKVLFS from the exons ATGGGGCCTCAAAGT AACTCTTCTGTGACAGAGTTCATCCTCGCAGGCTTAACCGGCCAGCCAGAACTCCAGATCCCGCTCTTCTTCCTGTTTCTAGGTTTCTACGTGGTCACTGTGGTGGGGAACCTGGGCTTGATAACTCTGATTGGACTCAACTCTCAcctgcacacccccatgtactttttcctctatAACTTATCCTTCATAGATTTCTGCTATTCCACTGTTATCACTCCCAAAATGCTGATGAGTTTTGTCTCAAAGAAGAACATCATTTCCTACGCAGGGTGTATGActcagcttttcttctttcttttctttgtcatcTCTGAGTCCTTCATCCTGTCAGCGATGGCATATGATCGCTATGTTGCCATCTGTAACCCACTGGTGTACATGGCCACCATGTCTCCCCAGATCTGTTTACTTCTTTTGTTGGGTGTCTATGTGATGGGGTTTGTTGGGGCCATGGCCCACACAGCATGCATGGTGAGACTGACCTTCTGTGCCAGCAATCTTGTTGACCACTACATGTGTGACATCCTTCCCCTTCTTGAGCTCTCTTGCACCAGCACACATGTGAATGAGCTGGTGGTGTTCATTGTTGTGGGCACTGATATTGGTGTGCCTACAGTTACCATCTTCATTTCTTATGCcctcatcctctccagcattctccATATTCATtccactgagggcaggtccaaaGCATTCAGCACCTGTAGCTCCCACATTATtgcagtttctcttttctttgggtCGGGGGCATTCATGTACCTCAAACCATCTTCTCTTTTACCCATGAACCAGGGGAAAGTGTCCTCCTTGTTCTATACCATTGTGGTGCCCATGCTCAACCCCTTAATCTATAGCCTGAGGAATAAGGATGTCAAAAGTGCTCTGAAGAAAACTTTAAGCAAAGTATTGTTCTCCTGA
- the LOC136168759 gene encoding olfactory receptor 8B8-like isoform X1 translates to MPEMRSVAENSSVTEFILAGLTGQPELQIPLFFLFLGFYVVTVVGNLGLITLIGLNSHLHTPMYFFLYNLSFIDFCYSTVITPKMLMSFVSKKNIISYAGCMTQLFFFLFFVISESFILSAMAYDRYVAICNPLVYMATMSPQICLLLLLGVYVMGFVGAMAHTACMVRLTFCASNLVDHYMCDILPLLELSCTSTHVNELVVFIVVGTDIGVPTVTIFISYALILSSILHIHSTEGRSKAFSTCSSHIIAVSLFFGSGAFMYLKPSSLLPMNQGKVSSLFYTIVVPMLNPLIYSLRNKDVKSALKKTLSKWQEETN, encoded by the coding sequence ATGCCTGAAATGAGATCGGTAGCTGAGAACTCTTCTGTGACAGAGTTCATCCTCGCAGGCTTAACCGGCCAGCCAGAACTCCAGATCCCGCTCTTCTTCCTGTTTCTAGGTTTCTACGTGGTCACTGTGGTGGGGAACCTGGGCTTGATAACTCTGATTGGACTCAACTCTCAcctgcacacccccatgtactttttcctctatAACTTATCCTTCATAGATTTCTGCTATTCCACTGTTATCACTCCCAAAATGCTGATGAGTTTTGTCTCAAAGAAGAACATCATTTCCTACGCAGGGTGTATGActcagcttttcttctttcttttctttgtcatcTCTGAGTCCTTCATCCTGTCAGCGATGGCATATGATCGCTATGTTGCCATCTGTAACCCACTGGTGTACATGGCCACCATGTCTCCCCAGATCTGTTTACTTCTTTTGTTGGGTGTCTATGTGATGGGGTTTGTTGGGGCCATGGCCCACACAGCATGCATGGTGAGACTGACCTTCTGTGCCAGCAATCTTGTTGACCACTACATGTGTGACATCCTTCCCCTTCTTGAGCTCTCTTGCACCAGCACACATGTGAATGAGCTGGTGGTGTTCATTGTTGTGGGCACTGATATTGGTGTGCCTACAGTTACCATCTTCATTTCTTATGCcctcatcctctccagcattctccATATTCATtccactgagggcaggtccaaaGCATTCAGCACCTGTAGCTCCCACATTATtgcagtttctcttttctttgggtCGGGGGCATTCATGTACCTCAAACCATCTTCTCTTTTACCCATGAACCAGGGGAAAGTGTCCTCCTTGTTCTATACCATTGTGGTGCCCATGCTCAACCCCTTAATCTATAGCCTGAGGAATAAGGATGTCAAAAGTGCTCTGAAGAAAACTTTAAGCAAA